Genomic window (Aquila chrysaetos chrysaetos chromosome 22, bAquChr1.4, whole genome shotgun sequence):
GGCCCCTGGGGTACACCCCATGCCTAGGGTGGTAAGCAATGAAATTTTCATTGCAATTGCTTGGATATTTCTACAGCCAGATTCTGTGCTGGTTTGAGATTTTTTGTTGCTTCCTATCACGGTTGTCCCCAGCTGCATTTTTCCCACGTGCTGTCTTACACCTGTGAGCATTAATGTCAGGTCTCAAAACTCCAGGACCCATCCTCTTCCCAAGCCAGCATCAGTCCAGAATAACTTCATCAGCTGGAATTAGCCCAGGTGCACAGGCATGCAAGAGAAGCATGAACTGAAGGATTCAGGTAATTATCCCTATTACGACAGAAAGCCCATTTTCAGGCCTTTTCTTAATCTCCTTCTAACTGGACTCTCCACTCCCTGAACtcagggaagttcccactgagtTCAGACCCTTCCCTACAATAttccctgctgctgggacaggCGGTGGGGATGGCTCCTGGTCTCATGACTTTTATGTGTCAGAGCATGATGCTACCTATGGGCCTCATATCAAATACAGCATCCATCTGAAGATTACCTCTGGTGGAGGACAAGGCTGGACTCCACCCAGCAGCATATTTTTGGAACAAATTTCGAgcttttttcaaggaaaatccCTCTGGGATGGAGTCATCTTGCAGAATAAAGGCTGTTCTCCCTGCCTGATTCACACAGGTGATGACTAAGCAGACGAAGCATTCCTCAGACCCTGTGTTACTCACAGATCTTTCATCCAAAGCTTTTGCCTGACACAGGCAAAAACCGTACTGCAAAAACCCAGTAATTGCAGAGGGAAGCCCCTTCTCTATCCGTGTCTCACTGTCATATAACTATGTTGTTCAGGGTCTGCAGCCTTGGAGAATTATATGTCACAACACCTCAAGGGAGTCCTCTAGAAAAGACCAATCTCTTGTCTGTATGCAAAAGCCTCCAAACTTCTTGTcctcataaattattttttctcttttaaatacaaTGTTTCACACATTGCAGATTTGTTTTTAGAATACATCAGAGTCCATTAATGAGGTCAGATTAGTCCTACACTTGTTTCAGCCAGAGCCAGAGTGGCAGTAATAACAGTGAACCAGCCTCTCACACCAACATGCCTTTAAGCACCCCCATAACCTGTTGTGCAAGGTTGTCTTGCAAAGTAGGCAGATAAATTGTGTGCTAATGCATTTTGTAATATTGGCACTCGGATGAGTACCACTGTGCACGGTAATCCCCGGGGATCACAGAAGTAGTATTTTGAGTGGAGAGCTTCAAAGCAGAGTCTAGATGCTGCAGGAACTGCTGCTGCCATGGGCTTAGTTCCCAACTATCATTTTCtctactgttttctttgctaCTACAGCCATTGCTTCAAACTCAACTGGCAAAGCAGGGTGAGAGCAGATCAGAGGCAGTCAGTGCCACGGCTATAGGGGACAATCCCAGCTCACACAGTGCACGTGTGAGCTGGCCACACTGGGAGGGAGGACCTGGAGCACGTCACCCTCCATCCCAGGCTCCCTGGCCCTTCCCGGGCTGTGTAACGCCTCGTGCGGACACCTGCCAACCTGCTAGAGCCCCACAGCAGCATCACAGCTCTGCGTGTGGAACTGCTGCAGTGTGGTGGGCACAggctggaaagcaaaaatggCATGGGCAGCTTTGGAGAGCAGGTCAATGGGTGCCCAAAAACCAGCCACGGGCACGTGCATGCAGTGTATGATCATACCCCAATATACATAGACGAGAAAGTTATGGTGGGCAGGGGTTTATACTAAACTGACAGAGTCCTATTGGGTTATAAGACAAAATCAACATCACCCTGGTTAGTAACTTAGGAAGTAATTAAGAGCAGTTTTATAGGTGCAAGATCCCGCTGTGCGATAGACCAGTAAAACCGAGTCCAAGTCTTCTGATGGATGCGTGCAAGGATGCGTGTAACACGCGGGCCAGGCTCGTGCCCGTGTCTGCTCATCCCCACCTCCTCCGCCGGTCGGAAAGAGATCGGGGCACTTTACATGGGACCCGATTGCCCCCTCACATCCACCCGGTGCACGTTCGGGTATGGCTTCACCTGCTCTGGAAGAGCACAGTCTGATTCACACAATGtccaaaccaaaaataaaggGCCATGCTCCCAAAAAGCTGGACCAGATTTATGAAATTAAGCTAGACGGAGGCTTTGCAGGTCAGCTTTGAGACAGTAGTGAAGGAGCGGTGCTCCGAGCTTGGCTACGTCCCACCTCCCTACGATCCGGTCACCCAACACCTCCAAGATGGGCTGCCAGAAATGGAGACAACCAGCGAAAGGCAGGTGTTTCCCCAGATCCAGGCTTTGGGTTTTAGTAGTTCAGCATCAGCAGAATGAGCAGGAGGCTGTTTCCAAGGTGCCAAAAGGAAACACAACAGTGGGACCCACCAAGCCGTGAGGTCCTCCCTCCCCGACTCCCCCGGCACAGCCTGTGGGGCCGGTGCTTGGCTAAACCAGTGCCGAGGGCTCGAGAGCCAGCTCGTGTTCCCAGACCAAGGCAACATTTTTACCACACCAGTTTAAACCATTAATAATTGTCTCTACAAATCCTCGCAAGCTTCCAATGCTATGTAAACAGaagtgaattaaaattatttttttccatcactgttTAAAATGTGCGATGCTTTTTCTAAACGGCCCTACgagcaaaagagagaggggggagTCCGAAACGCTTGCCTGGACTCCAGCCAGGTCCCAGCAAGTACTTCATATTTCACTTCAAGACGGTCAGAGCAGAGGTTTTAAGAGGCTTTGAACACAAACAGCGTTAGGTTAGTTAAGTCCTGCTTTGACCAGCAGCGAGTGTTGGAGACATAAACAGATTTCATTTGAACCGGGCTTAATGTAACTGGGTTTACAGAGTCACAGCTGATTCTGACATACATCAGAAGTGGTGTATATTTAGGGAGGCAGCGTGGTCCGATGGCGAGGGCAGCCATCCGTATAGGTGCCCCAGCGCCGGCGCTGACCCCCCGTGCACCCCTCGGCAATCCCCACCGCTCCTTTATCTGCAAAATGGAAAGAGCTGACCTACTTCACAGAGCAAACCTGGAATCAATTAATGTCTAGCCTGCATTTAGGAGAGGCAAAACACTATATAAACATTATGTATCATTTAGCTTCTGAGGAAAAGCCATCGCCTGACAAAAGGGGCCTCTCCTTTTTACTTTACGAAGTCCAGTTTACACTGGTGCAGCCCTCCTGACTTTTTTGGCCTGGTCCTAATTTACACCAGCCCAAAGTGCAGGAGAAGCCAGCTCGCAAAGTACATTGATGTCCCTCATTAATACGCAGGGATCATTTTGCTGAGAACCCCCGTTTCATATTTGTCTGCTCTGCCGAGTCTCCCCAGGACAAAGCCGAGGGGCAGCATCCGTGCGTGTTGGGCACCAGCAAGGCTGCTGGCATCTCCCAAAACCAAAGACACTGGCCACAGGGCTGCTTCACACTGCCCAGCCTGGCCAAAGGGGTCGAAAAACATTCCGACACATTCAGAGTTTTTCTCAAAGTGTTTCAGGTGGTCCAGGTGAGCCCATTCAAAGGTGCGCAAAGGTGCAGGGAAAATTAAGTAGCAAGAAAAAACGTTATTGGGACAATAAGGTGAAGCTGCAGGTGGGAAATGCACAGAAGTGGCCAAGGACGGGTCTCCCATGGAAAGCCAAAGCAAAggctttcacaggaaaaaaacaacccccaactCCCCCTGGCAGCAGCACATTGTCAGCACCAAAACAAGAGGCAGAGAGGCTTCTTCCAAAGCAGCAATGGTTTTGGCCATCAAGCAAAGCCACAGTATTTTAAGGAATCTGAAAAACTTGAGGGTGCTTTGCCATTCCCAGCTGAAAACTAGAAATCCATTGGCAGGGTTAGAGGATTTTACCACTCTCCACCTTTTTGGTTGCTACCTGTAATTGCTGGTCTCTGCATTCATCCTGAATTACTCACCAACATCACTGTTGCACTTTCCTGCcattagaattttattttcagttaaaaaatatcTCCAGACCATTTATGACCAGTGTCCTTTCACGCTGGTTGCTGTCCTGCAGTCTCCAGCCCTTACACACCATTTTTTCAGCCTGTCTGAGCTCTTTCTATAAACACAGGGAGACTTAGGATTGTTTTTCACACTACACAAAAGTTTTATCTtaccattaaaataatgaaaaccagGATTACAGACAGCCCGCATCCTGAGCTGGGGATGCCCGgcagtgtgctgctgcaggtgcaGTGCTGCTGGTGAGACCCAGCCCTGCATTTTTGGGACCCTCTGCACCCACCGCTGTGGGGAAAGGGATGCCAGCAGTCCTGGCTGATGGGCAAGGTGACCCTTGTCACTCACCCAAACACAAACACTGCAGGAATTGTCCCAGTTCAGTGACACCTACTGCAGCGTGGCCCAAATACAGCCAGCGATGCTGATATCTCAGTCATACCCTTTGTAGAGGGATTTGCTAATTCAAATAACCTTGGCATTATTAGCTTTGAAGCCTGCAAAAACCATTTCTAGCGTTGGTGTTTGCTTCCCCCAGTTTGGCTCTGTCCTTGAAGAGAGCACAGGAGCAAACCCGCACTTCAGATAAAATTCCAAGTGATGCTTTCCATGTCACCCGCAGGTGACACATGGACATGCATGGGCGCAGAGCTGGGTTATCcctagcaaaacaaaaaaaggtggAGAGAAAGTTTAAATAATGAATTAGCAAGAAAATCCACATGGAGATTCTTCATGCAAAGGTATGCAGGCAGTACTTCTGGAGGAGTGAACAGCGTGGGCATGGCTGGGGAAGGTCGGATACCCCTCGCCCCACCGATTGTCCGGCTTACTGGACCGTACCCCATGTAGCTGtcagagaaaagcaggttttcaTCTCATCTCTCCACCAAAAGGGTCACATCATGTGTAGGAGCATCACATGTGTTTCCATCATGTTGGGGAAGTTTTAGGAACTATCCCTCgtaaaacacaaaattattacaaatgagaacatgaaaaacaaattgagCAGGAGCTTATGTCACTGGTTTCTCCCTAGCTCTTTTATGAGGAGCTCCTGTTAGCAGGTCTCAGCCCCCTCACACCAGCCGGCTCGGGCGAAGGCTTTGGGGCACAAACTCCCTGTGAACGGCAACCCAGGGCTGGTATCGGAAAGGCAATTTTTGGAGAACCACGGAGATGAGCTCTCTGGGGTTGGCgagaggcaggcagggccaCGGCAGTGGCAGAGAGGGCTCTGCAAAATCAACTCACCCCTCTCCGTAGGGATGTGTCAATAATTTTGCTTAGATAGGGCTCGTGTCTGGCgctcatttattttactgctggAAGCCACAGCATAGTAGTGAAGAGGGTATTTTGTAGCTGTTCCTCCGGTAATGCTGAACTCCCATGGATTGTGCAGAATCACAAGGAATGGTCCTATAAAAACTGTCAAGACTGGGAAAAACTCAACACCTGATGTTACACCTGCAGTGCCATCGAAGGCAAAACTTGTTGCAGCCTCATGTCCAGGCCATCGAAGGCTGAGCCTGTCTGCCTGCCACAGGAGCCGTGAGTCCCCAGCGTCCCCGCCACGAGGCACCCACCCCTCTCCCCACATCATCCAGCCTGGAGGGagccaaacccccaaacccagcaccCCCCAGGGCACTTTCCTCCCTTTCGTCATCCCCAACACTCAATTTCTCGGTTCCTGCCATCGCGTGCTAACGGGGGACTGCGCTGGGGGCAAAGCGGAGCCGTGCAGCCAGCCCCGCTCTGCTGATCCCCATTGCCTGCACGACCGGGAGCGGGTCAGGGTGGCTCGTTCCTCGTCATCTCAGGCGGATCGACCGCTGCCATCACGGCCATCGTGCCCGGGCTTTGGGGCTGTAGCTCTGTACCGGTACAGCCCGTGCCGTGCGGAGGAACGGCTGCCTCTCCGCAggtctcctctttccttctcccattaCCCAAAGCCTTGTGGGTGTGTTTGCGTTAAAACTGCCAGACAAACCCGAGCGGGTTATTCCAAGATGCTAATCGGCATCAGAGCCCAGAAACGAGCCGCTTCGTTCGGAGATATCACAATCCATTTCCTTAGCGCGGGTCAGTTTGCTCTGACTCGGAGCAGCCCCTTTGCTACGCCGAGGCTGCTTGATTTTaggaggagggagctggcagggagagcaCTGGAGGTCTGGGCTCTAGTCCCAGCCTTGCCACAAGGTTTCCAAGAAAAGGACCCGGGCTGTGATCCTTTCTCAGCCCACAGTTTCTCTCAACGGTGACGTGCCTCTCTCCGTCAGCGGCTGCCTGCAGCGCAGGGCTAGCACTGGTGGCTGCGCTTCTACCCGGTCAGCGAGCAGAAAGGACAGCagatattttctgaattatttttaatcataaatgtttctggtttattttaatgaaggTTTGAAGAGGAGGTTGTGGGCAGAGCTCTGACAGCCACCAAGGATCATGTTCCACCTAAAGAGCTTTTAACTTTTCGTCTTCTCATGATCTGGCAAcgatttttctttcatgacttCCACAATCTCTCTCAATATGCCAGTATGTTCATAACAGTGATGTTGCAACCTGCAGTGAGAGAAGAGCATGGTAGAAAGATCTCCAAATACCATGCAAAATGGGAAGTGTCATGTCTAATGCGTACAGAGAACTGAACCCTCTGCAAGCACCCCTCCATTCACCCGGCAGGGCAAGGAGCAATGGAAAGATCCCAAGTATTTTGCATGACGTTGAGCCCCCCCGGCtctgcagattttctttaacatccttgtaaatatttttctcccaaaaGATCAGGGGAGAATGGCAGAAGCGCAATCCAGGACTGGCTCCGCAACGTGTGCCATGtgcacagcaaaacattttcagaagcactaGTCCTAATCAGTGCATTCAAAGTATGGGGGGAAAATAATACAGAGACTCCTGACAGTAACCGCAGTCACCTGGGGAATGGGGCAAAAGGGAATTTTTGATATCCAGGAAATTTTTTCTGGACTCCAGGCCAGACCACGGGTGTTTTAAACAATAGGTACCAAGCTGTGATCGTAGGCTTGCATCACATTAAGGTTAACCTAAGACATGTAAAACTCAGCAGTCTCCATTTGGGGGATTTGTGGGAGGTTTTTCTGGTTACAGGGTTTAGACTCACTGCCTGGGGTTAGTCGTTCCCTAAACAAGATCCAGAGAAGTCCATTGCTGAGGCAAAGCACAGGTCAGCCTGGACTGCTGCTGGAATAAGAAGGCAAGTCCTCCCCTCCTGTCTCCTCACCTCCCAAACTTGGGTGCAAACATGTCCTCCAACCCCACTGCCCCCATAAATCTGGGATACGCTCTCGCCTTTCTCCCAGGGATGCTGAGGGGTGAAATATGGGAGCCAGAAATATGGGGGCACCCGGGACTCGGCGAACCCCAGGACgtgccggggctggggcgcAATAAGAAGCGACGAAGAACAGTGAATTTGCCAGCAGGAAACTGAGCCCATTTGTGATGGACACCGATCCCACACCGACACTGCATGGTGCTGGGAAAGGGCGTTAGCCCTCCTGGCGGGGAGGAACGCGGTCCCGTTTCTAGCACGTGCCGTATGTTGGTACCTTCCTAGGCTCTCAGCTCTGCTCGTGCTGAGACCGGTAGCATTTTCTCTAGGGAGAACAGCCTCAAAATGTCCATTCattctaagaaaataattccgTACATCAAAAGGGCATCTGTTTTTGTAACTTGGAGTCTCTCTTGTAGTCACCGGCTCCACTGCTACTGACCTGTTCAGTGTGTCATCCTGGAGGTCCAGGAACGGCGAATACAGATCAATAAATGGGACGGTAAAACAAAGACCCTCTGTAATGATGATACTGGAGTGGCGCAAAGTCTTTTTGATGTCATCCAGCAGCTCGCTGAAATCTTCACCTTGAGTGATTTTGTGCTGTGAAAAAGAACAAGCCCAGGAAGAAAACGCCATTAGCAAGAAGGAGGTGACACTTAGGACTGTCCCCCTGCAGACCCCTCCACAGGCTTCGCACCGGCTGTGGGCTGGAAACGGGGTTGTCTGTGACCCCCATCCCCAAGGCACTGTTGGAGCGGGCAGACGTGCCAGGCAGTGCAGGAGCTCCTGGGTGCCGACGGGATGGGGATGCCTGTCCCAAGGGAGGCAGCCCGGGgtctccccagcacccacccaggCGGGCAggtcctgcagctctgcagggacccccacccctgcccttGGGGTGGCACCCAAACCACTGACCCAAATCGGTCAGTCTAGTACTCGAACCAGTGATTTTCTGGCCCAAAGGCAAGAACACTCTCCACCAAGCCATCCtgaactgattatttttaaattacatttgctAAAAGCAAGAATGAGCAGAAGAGTTGGGGGAAACAGGGAGTCACATTGCTCTAatcatttacatttcagtgacagctttactgcatttatttcaagTCAGCTTTGCAAAAGCCCTTTATCAAGCAGCGCACAGCTCTCCTACAGATGCTGCAGCATGTGTTTCAACCCCGTAGTAGCATTTTGGATACTTCGCATCAACGGGCTGCGAGAGTGCGGGAAGGAGCATGACCTCCCTCGAGTGCTCACAGAAAGCCAGTCCAAGCCATTTCTGGACAGGGCTCTTGGCTTGACATGACctaaaaggatttctttttaaacttctctTTGAAGTTAAACAAACTCAGACAAAACCCATCAAAACCAATTAAGAGTTTTTCTCCACCTTTCTAATACTTTAACGGCTATGTGCTATCATAATACTCTTAGCTGCACAGATGATGAGCCTACCAAAAAGGCATATAGGATCTACAGCCTGGATTATTATAAAAAtgggcaaggaaagaaaaagaaatttttccttcacttcaTTCACATCTTGCCCTGTTAAACACCATCCAACATTTGCAGACAGTGCTACCTGCCCACAGCTGACCACagcccacctgctccagcgcgaCTTGGTTGCTCACgttcttcccctcctttttcagGATCTTCTGTTTCTTGGCCCTTCGCCGCTTTGCAGTCCTGTTCATGCTTCTGAGTCAAGTCCTGCCAATGCCAAACCGCAGGGATGCGAGTGAGTCCCCGAGCACCGCTCACAGCTGGTGGGTCAAGAGACCGGTCAAAGAGACTTGggcttcaaaaaaaaacccctgctccagccccagccctgtgcagcAGCGAGAGGTGTTACGCGGGACCACCTCGGGGCTGGCAGCCGATAGCTGCTGGGGAGCAGATGCCTCTTGCATAGGATTTGCAGTATTCCCCCAGCACTCCCAGCTgaccccggccccggctccaCGCAAGGATTCGTTGCAGAAGGGCCAGAGGCAGCTGCAAGACCACGAGAGCAGCCCTGGGTTAAATGGAGGCAGAAACGGGTCGTGGCTGAGAGGACCTGGGTGCAAAGCGTGCACCCAGGGGACCTgggggctggctgtgctggaggagcGGGAGCTTTTGGCAACGATGGAAAAATAGTCAAAGCAGGAGTGTAGAGATGACCCAACAAGGGGAGCGTGGGAAAAGATACACTTACTCTGCTCAGGGACTGGGGACTTTGGTATCCAGCATGTTTCTAGCTGCACCAGAAGCCAACTTCTGCAAGCAGCGAAGCACCAGCTTTCCAACCAGAGCCTGCTAGCTGGTAGCACGCACACCCGCGCGCACACTCAATGCACAGAGTTTGTATGACCTGGGTTCTGGTAATCAGAAGTGCAATCAACATATTGAAGATGATGAAGTTGCCCAGCAAGATGAACATGACTATGAACACGTGGCTGCTCGTAAACCCTTAATGATCCACCTCGCGCTGTAAGTCTGTCCAACCATCAACCTGCAAATGTATTTAAGCAGACCAGAGAGTTAGTTCCAAACCACAGCATAACTCACAATCCATACGaaatcttcctcttctttttctttcttttttaaaaccgATCACAGTTTCTCTGTTCCTCAGAGGTCCAGGTTTAAATAGGCTAGTACAGATCTTTTTGCTGTCAGCTTCCGAGATTTTCCCGTCTGAATTTGCAATACTGGATAGGGAAGTTTGTCTATCAAAGCAAATTTTCCCAGGGATCTGGAATATGAGTTCACTGCCAAGCAGTTCA
Coding sequences:
- the CATSPER3 gene encoding LOW QUALITY PROTEIN: cation channel sperm-associated protein 3 (The sequence of the model RefSeq protein was modified relative to this genomic sequence to represent the inferred CDS: substituted 1 base at 1 genomic stop codon), coding for MVVEWLKERRKDTKLCPSPRRLLGSRKFATLVICIVSINAISLAVETNYRCRLCWGTFFEVTDAFFIAVSTTELLLKLYADPVPCWKSGSHISDAAILLIAFLPHVLPVDIAPRTHLEGTTEGLQTLRILKLIKYSGGMRTLGQTVQTAMYALILLFLLMFVFAILGHGWYGDPKTGDAENWGSLKAALFTLFSLVTVDGWTDLQREVDHXGFTSSHVFIVMFILLGNFIIFNMLIALLITRTQVIQTLCIECARGCACYQLAGSGWKAGASLLAELSMNRTAKRRRAKKQKILKKEGKNVSNQVALEQHKITQGEDFSELLDDIKKTLRHSSIIITEGLCFTVPFIDLYSPFLDLQDDTLNRLQHHCYEHTGILREIVEVMKEKSLPDHEKTKS